From the genome of Gemmatimonadaceae bacterium:
ATACGAAGCGATATGGGGAAGAAACGTGAACCACCGACGTTGCTCAGCGGACACTATGCTGCAGACGCGCCATGAGCCAGAGGCGCGAGGTGACGGGATTCGTCATTCGGCCCATTTGCTCACACTGTGCTTCCCGGCGAAGTTGTAGGCGTGCTTACCGGACCTCTGTCAGATCAGGACCCGCGTCGCGTGCCCGTGACGGTCGAACGTCGCGCCGCACGCATCGCGGGTTTCGTCCTGTTGATCAGCGCGGTGATATTCGCCGCGCTCGTCAGCAGGACCCCACGGCAGCATGGCGACTGGGGCACACAGGATTTCATCGAGTACTGGGCAGCCAATCAGGTGGTGGCCGCTCATGGAAATCCCTACGACGCGGTGCAGATGCTGGCGGTCGAACAGGCCTCAGGTCGCACCGACAGCATCCCGTTTATGATGTGGAACCCGCCATGGCTGCTGGTGCTCATGCAGCGGGTGCTCCGCCTCCCGTTTCCATCTGCCGCCGCCGCGTGGATTGGCGTGAACATCATCATGAACACCGTGGCGTGTGTGCTGATCGTGTCCGGCTACCGGCGATCACGACTCTCCGCGCCCGACATCGTCCCGGCGGTGCTGGCCAGTCTGCTCTCGGTTCCGATGGTGATGACCATCCAGCTGGGGCAGGTCAGCCTGCTGCTGCTGCTCGCGGTCGCACTTTTATACTGGGCCATGCGCGCCCGTCGCGACCTCATCGCCGGCCTGGCGCTGGCCATGCTTTCCGTGAAACCACACCTGTTTCTGCTGGTGGTGGTGCTGGTCGCCATCGAGGTGGTACGCGCCAGGCGATGGCGTCTGGTCGTTGGCGCTGTCGCCGGGATATCGGCCCTGCTGATTGCCGTGCTGCTTCGCGCATCGTCCCTGATGTCGAACTGGACGCATGGTCTGTCCGAACCACCCGCTGGCGCCCCAGCGGCCAGCACCTGGCGCACGCCGAACCTACCGAACGTCATTCGCGAACTCCTCGCGCAGTGGACCGGACACGGACCGTCCTGGCCCCTCACCGTCATTCCGTTGGTCGCCGCCGTGCTATGTGCGATCTGGTTGTGGCGGCGACCTCACGCACACGCCTTGGACGAGTTGTTGCCGTCGGTGTTGTGCCTGTCCGTGATTGCTGCGCCATTTGGCTGGACCTTCGACCACGTGGTGCTGGCGGTGCCTCAGATCATCATCCTCGTCCGCGCGTTTGCTGAAGTGAACTCGGTAGCGCGACGATGGATGCTCATCGGTGCGGTGACCACGTGTCACCTCGGCCTCGTGGTGCAGTCGCAGACCACAGGAACCGACTATTTCGGGTTCTGGTGGTTTCCACCGGCAGTGCTGGGAATCTGGGTGTTTTCGTCAAGGTTCATCTCGCTTGCGGCGCGAGTGGATTTCCCCTCGCGTTAGCGTTTCCGGCTCTCCTGCCGCCACTGCCACAGCACCAGCAAGAGCGCCGGCATATAGATCAGCCAGATCACCGACGGGGCGGCGGCGCGGACCACCGACTGCCCTTCACGCAGGAAGAGGTACC
Proteins encoded in this window:
- a CDS encoding DUF2029 domain-containing protein, with product MLTGPLSDQDPRRVPVTVERRAARIAGFVLLISAVIFAALVSRTPRQHGDWGTQDFIEYWAANQVVAAHGNPYDAVQMLAVEQASGRTDSIPFMMWNPPWLLVLMQRVLRLPFPSAAAAWIGVNIIMNTVACVLIVSGYRRSRLSAPDIVPAVLASLLSVPMVMTIQLGQVSLLLLLAVALLYWAMRARRDLIAGLALAMLSVKPHLFLLVVVLVAIEVVRARRWRLVVGAVAGISALLIAVLLRASSLMSNWTHGLSEPPAGAPAASTWRTPNLPNVIRELLAQWTGHGPSWPLTVIPLVAAVLCAIWLWRRPHAHALDELLPSVLCLSVIAAPFGWTFDHVVLAVPQIIILVRAFAEVNSVARRWMLIGAVTTCHLGLVVQSQTTGTDYFGFWWFPPAVLGIWVFSSRFISLAARVDFPSR